The Sebastes fasciatus isolate fSebFas1 chromosome 4, fSebFas1.pri, whole genome shotgun sequence genome window below encodes:
- the phaf1 gene encoding phagosome assembly factor 1 isoform X3, translating to MLDLEVVPERSLGNEQWEFALGMPLAQAISILQKHCRIIKNVQVLYSEQTPLSHDLILNLTQDGIKLLFDATNQRLKVIEVYDLSKVKLKYCGVHFNSQAIAPTIEQIDQSFGATHPGVYNAAEQLFHLNFRGLSFSFQLDSWNEAPKYEIPHGAMVKRMHIYTGNNLQETRAPAMPLACFLGNIFAECVDVLRDLAGPLGLKLRLLTAGCGPGVMADSKVRSLERCIYFGDSCQDVLGALGSPHKVFYKSEDKMKIHSPSPHKQVPSKCNDYFFNYFTLGVDILFDSTTHLVKKFVLHTNFPGHYNFNIYHRCDFKIPLVIKKEGADSQTEDCILTTYSKWDQMQELLGHPMEKPVVLHRSSSANNTNPFGSTFCFGLQRMIFEVMQNNHIASVTLYGAPRTASQARPESSSGSH from the exons ATGCTGGATCTGGAGGTGGTGCCTGAGAGATCACTAGGAAATGAGCAATGGGAATTCGCCTTAG GGATGCCATTGGCCCAGGCCATCTCTATTCTGCAGAAACACTGCCGCATCATCAAAAATGTCCAGGTGCTATACAGTGAACAG ACGCCACTCAGCCATGACCTCATACTGAACTTGACTCAGGATGGGATTAAACTGCTGTTTGATGCCACAAATCAGAGACTCAAG GTGATTGAAGTGTATGACCTGAGCAAAGTCAAGTTGAAATACTG tggAGTCCATTTCAACTCTCAGGCCATTGCCCCCACAATAGAGCAAATAGACCAGTCATTTGGAGCTACGCACCCTGGAG TTTACAATGCTGCAGAGCAGTTGTTCCATCTCAACTTTCGTGGCCTGTCCTTCTCCTTCCAACTGGATTCATGGAATGAAGCTCCAAAATACGAG ATTCCACATGGGGCCATGGTCAAGAGGATGCACATCTACACTGGCAACAACCTGCAAGAAACGAG AGCTCCAGCGATGCCGTTGGCTTGTTTCCTTGGTAACATCTTTGCAGAGTGCGTGGATGTCCTGAGAGATCTGGCAGGGCCTCTGGGGCTCAAACTACGCCTTCTTACTGCAG GCTGTGGTCCAGGTGTGATGGCTGATTCTAAAGTGAGGTCCCTAGAACGGTGCATCTACTTTGGAGATTCATGTCAGGATGTACTGGGTGCTCTGGGCTCGCCACATAAAGTCTTCTATAAGTCTGAGGACAAG ATGAAGATCCACTCTCCGTCACCTCACAAGCAGGTTCCTTCGAAATGTAACGACTACTTCTTCAACTACTTCACCCTCGGAGTG gATATCCTGTTTGACTCTACAACTCACCTGGTTAAGAAGTTCGTCCTCCATACCAACTTCCCCGGACATTACAACTTCAATAT ATATCATCGGTGTGACTTTAAGATTCCACTAGTCATTAAGAAGG AAGGAGCTGATTCTCAGACGGAGGACTGCATCTTAACCACCTACAGCAAG TGGGATCAGATGCAGGAACTGCTCGGTCACCCGATGGAAAAACCTGTAGTGCTCCACAG GTCCTCATCAGCCAATAACACCAACCCCTTCGGCTCTACCTTCTGCTTTGGACTGCAGAGGATGATCTTTGAG
- the phaf1 gene encoding phagosome assembly factor 1 isoform X2: MLDLEVVPERSLGNEQWEFALGMPLAQAISILQKHCRIIKNVQVLYSEQTPLSHDLILNLTQDGIKLLFDATNQRLKVIEVYDLSKVKLKYCGVHFNSQAIAPTIEQIDQSFGATHPGVYNAAEQLFHLNFRGLSFSFQLDSWNEAPKYEPNFAMGLASLQIPHGAMVKRMHIYTGNNLQETRAPAMPLACFLGNIFAECVDVLRDLAGPLGLKLRLLTAGCGPGVMADSKVRSLERCIYFGDSCQDVLGALGSPHKVFYKSEDKMKIHSPSPHKQVPSKCNDYFFNYFTLGVDILFDSTTHLVKKFVLHTNFPGHYNFNIYHRCDFKIPLVIKKGADSQTEDCILTTYSKWDQMQELLGHPMEKPVVLHRSSSANNTNPFGSTFCFGLQRMIFEVMQNNHIASVTLYGAPRTASQARPESSSGSH; this comes from the exons ATGCTGGATCTGGAGGTGGTGCCTGAGAGATCACTAGGAAATGAGCAATGGGAATTCGCCTTAG GGATGCCATTGGCCCAGGCCATCTCTATTCTGCAGAAACACTGCCGCATCATCAAAAATGTCCAGGTGCTATACAGTGAACAG ACGCCACTCAGCCATGACCTCATACTGAACTTGACTCAGGATGGGATTAAACTGCTGTTTGATGCCACAAATCAGAGACTCAAG GTGATTGAAGTGTATGACCTGAGCAAAGTCAAGTTGAAATACTG tggAGTCCATTTCAACTCTCAGGCCATTGCCCCCACAATAGAGCAAATAGACCAGTCATTTGGAGCTACGCACCCTGGAG TTTACAATGCTGCAGAGCAGTTGTTCCATCTCAACTTTCGTGGCCTGTCCTTCTCCTTCCAACTGGATTCATGGAATGAAGCTCCAAAATACGAG CCTAACTTTGCCATGGGTTTGGCCTCCCTGCAGATTCCACATGGGGCCATGGTCAAGAGGATGCACATCTACACTGGCAACAACCTGCAAGAAACGAG AGCTCCAGCGATGCCGTTGGCTTGTTTCCTTGGTAACATCTTTGCAGAGTGCGTGGATGTCCTGAGAGATCTGGCAGGGCCTCTGGGGCTCAAACTACGCCTTCTTACTGCAG GCTGTGGTCCAGGTGTGATGGCTGATTCTAAAGTGAGGTCCCTAGAACGGTGCATCTACTTTGGAGATTCATGTCAGGATGTACTGGGTGCTCTGGGCTCGCCACATAAAGTCTTCTATAAGTCTGAGGACAAG ATGAAGATCCACTCTCCGTCACCTCACAAGCAGGTTCCTTCGAAATGTAACGACTACTTCTTCAACTACTTCACCCTCGGAGTG gATATCCTGTTTGACTCTACAACTCACCTGGTTAAGAAGTTCGTCCTCCATACCAACTTCCCCGGACATTACAACTTCAATAT ATATCATCGGTGTGACTTTAAGATTCCACTAGTCATTAAGAAGG GAGCTGATTCTCAGACGGAGGACTGCATCTTAACCACCTACAGCAAG TGGGATCAGATGCAGGAACTGCTCGGTCACCCGATGGAAAAACCTGTAGTGCTCCACAG GTCCTCATCAGCCAATAACACCAACCCCTTCGGCTCTACCTTCTGCTTTGGACTGCAGAGGATGATCTTTGAG
- the phaf1 gene encoding phagosome assembly factor 1 isoform X4, whose protein sequence is MLDLEVVPERSLGNEQWEFALGMPLAQAISILQKHCRIIKNVQVLYSEQTPLSHDLILNLTQDGIKLLFDATNQRLKVIEVYDLSKVKLKYCGVHFNSQAIAPTIEQIDQSFGATHPGVYNAAEQLFHLNFRGLSFSFQLDSWNEAPKYEPNFAMGLASLQIPHGAMVKRMHIYTGNNLQETRAPAMPLACFLGNIFAECVDVLRDLAGPLGLKLRLLTAGCGPGVMADSKVRSLERCIYFGDSCQDVLGALGSPHKVFYKSEDKMKIHSPSPHKQVPSKCNDYFFNYFTLGVDILFDSTTHLVKKFVLHTNFPGHYNFNIYHRCDFKIPLVIKKEGADSQTEDCILTTYSKAFVIQGSG, encoded by the exons ATGCTGGATCTGGAGGTGGTGCCTGAGAGATCACTAGGAAATGAGCAATGGGAATTCGCCTTAG GGATGCCATTGGCCCAGGCCATCTCTATTCTGCAGAAACACTGCCGCATCATCAAAAATGTCCAGGTGCTATACAGTGAACAG ACGCCACTCAGCCATGACCTCATACTGAACTTGACTCAGGATGGGATTAAACTGCTGTTTGATGCCACAAATCAGAGACTCAAG GTGATTGAAGTGTATGACCTGAGCAAAGTCAAGTTGAAATACTG tggAGTCCATTTCAACTCTCAGGCCATTGCCCCCACAATAGAGCAAATAGACCAGTCATTTGGAGCTACGCACCCTGGAG TTTACAATGCTGCAGAGCAGTTGTTCCATCTCAACTTTCGTGGCCTGTCCTTCTCCTTCCAACTGGATTCATGGAATGAAGCTCCAAAATACGAG CCTAACTTTGCCATGGGTTTGGCCTCCCTGCAGATTCCACATGGGGCCATGGTCAAGAGGATGCACATCTACACTGGCAACAACCTGCAAGAAACGAG AGCTCCAGCGATGCCGTTGGCTTGTTTCCTTGGTAACATCTTTGCAGAGTGCGTGGATGTCCTGAGAGATCTGGCAGGGCCTCTGGGGCTCAAACTACGCCTTCTTACTGCAG GCTGTGGTCCAGGTGTGATGGCTGATTCTAAAGTGAGGTCCCTAGAACGGTGCATCTACTTTGGAGATTCATGTCAGGATGTACTGGGTGCTCTGGGCTCGCCACATAAAGTCTTCTATAAGTCTGAGGACAAG ATGAAGATCCACTCTCCGTCACCTCACAAGCAGGTTCCTTCGAAATGTAACGACTACTTCTTCAACTACTTCACCCTCGGAGTG gATATCCTGTTTGACTCTACAACTCACCTGGTTAAGAAGTTCGTCCTCCATACCAACTTCCCCGGACATTACAACTTCAATAT ATATCATCGGTGTGACTTTAAGATTCCACTAGTCATTAAGAAGG AAGGAGCTGATTCTCAGACGGAGGACTGCATCTTAACCACCTACAGCAAG GCCTTTGTGATACAAGGCAGTGGATAA
- the phaf1 gene encoding phagosome assembly factor 1 isoform X5, which translates to MLDLEVVPERSLGNEQWEFALGMPLAQAISILQKHCRIIKNVQVLYSEQTPLSHDLILNLTQDGIKLLFDATNQRLKVIEVYDLSKVKLKYCGVHFNSQAIAPTIEQIDQSFGATHPGVYNAAEQLFHLNFRGLSFSFQLDSWNEAPKYEPNFAMGLASLQIPHGAMVKRMHIYTGNNLQETRAPAMPLACFLGNIFAECVDVLRDLAGPLGLKLRLLTAGCGPGVMADSKVRSLERCIYFGDSCQDVLGALGSPHKVFYKSEDKMKIHSPSPHKQVPSKCNDYFFNYFTLGVDILFDSTTHLVKKFVLHTNFPGHYNFNIYHRCDFKIPLVIKKGADSQTEDCILTTYSKAFVIQGSG; encoded by the exons ATGCTGGATCTGGAGGTGGTGCCTGAGAGATCACTAGGAAATGAGCAATGGGAATTCGCCTTAG GGATGCCATTGGCCCAGGCCATCTCTATTCTGCAGAAACACTGCCGCATCATCAAAAATGTCCAGGTGCTATACAGTGAACAG ACGCCACTCAGCCATGACCTCATACTGAACTTGACTCAGGATGGGATTAAACTGCTGTTTGATGCCACAAATCAGAGACTCAAG GTGATTGAAGTGTATGACCTGAGCAAAGTCAAGTTGAAATACTG tggAGTCCATTTCAACTCTCAGGCCATTGCCCCCACAATAGAGCAAATAGACCAGTCATTTGGAGCTACGCACCCTGGAG TTTACAATGCTGCAGAGCAGTTGTTCCATCTCAACTTTCGTGGCCTGTCCTTCTCCTTCCAACTGGATTCATGGAATGAAGCTCCAAAATACGAG CCTAACTTTGCCATGGGTTTGGCCTCCCTGCAGATTCCACATGGGGCCATGGTCAAGAGGATGCACATCTACACTGGCAACAACCTGCAAGAAACGAG AGCTCCAGCGATGCCGTTGGCTTGTTTCCTTGGTAACATCTTTGCAGAGTGCGTGGATGTCCTGAGAGATCTGGCAGGGCCTCTGGGGCTCAAACTACGCCTTCTTACTGCAG GCTGTGGTCCAGGTGTGATGGCTGATTCTAAAGTGAGGTCCCTAGAACGGTGCATCTACTTTGGAGATTCATGTCAGGATGTACTGGGTGCTCTGGGCTCGCCACATAAAGTCTTCTATAAGTCTGAGGACAAG ATGAAGATCCACTCTCCGTCACCTCACAAGCAGGTTCCTTCGAAATGTAACGACTACTTCTTCAACTACTTCACCCTCGGAGTG gATATCCTGTTTGACTCTACAACTCACCTGGTTAAGAAGTTCGTCCTCCATACCAACTTCCCCGGACATTACAACTTCAATAT ATATCATCGGTGTGACTTTAAGATTCCACTAGTCATTAAGAAGG GAGCTGATTCTCAGACGGAGGACTGCATCTTAACCACCTACAGCAAG GCCTTTGTGATACAAGGCAGTGGATAA
- the phaf1 gene encoding phagosome assembly factor 1 isoform X1: MLDLEVVPERSLGNEQWEFALGMPLAQAISILQKHCRIIKNVQVLYSEQTPLSHDLILNLTQDGIKLLFDATNQRLKVIEVYDLSKVKLKYCGVHFNSQAIAPTIEQIDQSFGATHPGVYNAAEQLFHLNFRGLSFSFQLDSWNEAPKYEPNFAMGLASLQIPHGAMVKRMHIYTGNNLQETRAPAMPLACFLGNIFAECVDVLRDLAGPLGLKLRLLTAGCGPGVMADSKVRSLERCIYFGDSCQDVLGALGSPHKVFYKSEDKMKIHSPSPHKQVPSKCNDYFFNYFTLGVDILFDSTTHLVKKFVLHTNFPGHYNFNIYHRCDFKIPLVIKKEGADSQTEDCILTTYSKWDQMQELLGHPMEKPVVLHRSSSANNTNPFGSTFCFGLQRMIFEVMQNNHIASVTLYGAPRTASQARPESSSGSH, translated from the exons ATGCTGGATCTGGAGGTGGTGCCTGAGAGATCACTAGGAAATGAGCAATGGGAATTCGCCTTAG GGATGCCATTGGCCCAGGCCATCTCTATTCTGCAGAAACACTGCCGCATCATCAAAAATGTCCAGGTGCTATACAGTGAACAG ACGCCACTCAGCCATGACCTCATACTGAACTTGACTCAGGATGGGATTAAACTGCTGTTTGATGCCACAAATCAGAGACTCAAG GTGATTGAAGTGTATGACCTGAGCAAAGTCAAGTTGAAATACTG tggAGTCCATTTCAACTCTCAGGCCATTGCCCCCACAATAGAGCAAATAGACCAGTCATTTGGAGCTACGCACCCTGGAG TTTACAATGCTGCAGAGCAGTTGTTCCATCTCAACTTTCGTGGCCTGTCCTTCTCCTTCCAACTGGATTCATGGAATGAAGCTCCAAAATACGAG CCTAACTTTGCCATGGGTTTGGCCTCCCTGCAGATTCCACATGGGGCCATGGTCAAGAGGATGCACATCTACACTGGCAACAACCTGCAAGAAACGAG AGCTCCAGCGATGCCGTTGGCTTGTTTCCTTGGTAACATCTTTGCAGAGTGCGTGGATGTCCTGAGAGATCTGGCAGGGCCTCTGGGGCTCAAACTACGCCTTCTTACTGCAG GCTGTGGTCCAGGTGTGATGGCTGATTCTAAAGTGAGGTCCCTAGAACGGTGCATCTACTTTGGAGATTCATGTCAGGATGTACTGGGTGCTCTGGGCTCGCCACATAAAGTCTTCTATAAGTCTGAGGACAAG ATGAAGATCCACTCTCCGTCACCTCACAAGCAGGTTCCTTCGAAATGTAACGACTACTTCTTCAACTACTTCACCCTCGGAGTG gATATCCTGTTTGACTCTACAACTCACCTGGTTAAGAAGTTCGTCCTCCATACCAACTTCCCCGGACATTACAACTTCAATAT ATATCATCGGTGTGACTTTAAGATTCCACTAGTCATTAAGAAGG AAGGAGCTGATTCTCAGACGGAGGACTGCATCTTAACCACCTACAGCAAG TGGGATCAGATGCAGGAACTGCTCGGTCACCCGATGGAAAAACCTGTAGTGCTCCACAG GTCCTCATCAGCCAATAACACCAACCCCTTCGGCTCTACCTTCTGCTTTGGACTGCAGAGGATGATCTTTGAG